One window of Bos indicus isolate NIAB-ARS_2022 breed Sahiwal x Tharparkar chromosome 18, NIAB-ARS_B.indTharparkar_mat_pri_1.0, whole genome shotgun sequence genomic DNA carries:
- the CD37 gene encoding leukocyte antigen CD37 isoform X1: MSAHDGCLSLVKYLLFVFNLFFFVLGSLIFCFGIWILIDKTSFVSFVGLSFMPLQIWSKVLAVSGILTMGLALLGCVGALKEFRCLLGLYFGTLLLLFATQITLGILISTQRVQLKKKVKDVVQKTIQNYRTHPEETAAEESWDYVQFQLRCCGWESPQDWFHIPSMRRNESEGDRVPCSCYNSSATNDSTIFDKISPQFSRLGSLAQPRHNVEVCSVPANSYIYQQGCERNLSNWLTNNLISIVGICLGVGLLELSFMTLSIFLCRNLDHVYDRLARYR; this comes from the exons ATGTCAGCCCACGATGGCTGCCTCAGCCTCGTCAAGTACCTCCTCTTCGTCTTCAACCTCTTCTTCTTC GTCCTAGGCAGTCTTATCTTCTGCTTCGGCATCTGGATACTCATCGACAAAACCAGCTTCGTGTCCTTCGTGG GCTTGTCCTTCATGCCCTTGCAGATCTGGTCCAAGGTCCTGGCCGTCTCAGGAATCCTCACCATGGGTCTTGCCCTCCTGGGCTGTGTGGGGGCCCTGAAGGAGTTCCGCTGCCTCCTGGGCCTG tattttgggaCACTGCTGCTCCTGTTTGCCACACAGATCACCCTAGGAATCCTCATCTCCACTCAGAGAGTCCAG ctgaagaagaaagtgaaggacGTCGTGCAGAAGACCATCCAAAACTACCGCACTCATCCGGAGGAGACGGCGGCGGAGGAGAGCTGGGACTACGTGCAGTTTCAG CTGCGCTGCTGTGGCTGGGAGTCTCCTCAGGACTGGTTCCATATCCCCAGCATGAGACGCAACGAGTCCGAAGGGGACCGCGTGCCCTGCTCCTGCTATAACTCATCGGCGACCAACGACTCCACAATCTTCGATAAGATCTCCCCCCAGTTTAGCCGGCTCGGATCACTGGCGCAGCCCCGACACAATGTAGAAGTTTGCTCGGTCCCCGCGAACAGCTACATCTACCAACAG GGCTGCGAACGGAATCTCTCCAACTGGTTGACCAACAACCTCATCTCCATAGTGGGCATTTGTCTCGGCGTGGGTCTACTCGAG CTCAGCTTCATGACGCTCTCCATATTCCTGTGCAGAAACCTGGACCACGTCTACGATCGGCTCGCTCGGTACCGCTAG
- the TEAD2 gene encoding transcriptional enhancer factor TEF-4 isoform X1 yields MGEPRAGAPLDDGSGWTGSEEGSEEGTGGSEGAGGDGGPDAEGVWSPDIEQSFQEALAIYPPCGRRKIILSDEGKMYGRNELIARYIKLRTGKTRTRKQVSSHIQVLARRKSREIQSKLKALNVDQVSKDKAFQTMATMSSAQLISAPSLQAKLGPAGPQTPELFQFWSGSSGPPWNVPDVKPFSQTPFSLSLTPPSTDLPGYEPPQALSPPALPPPAPSPPAWQARALGTARLQLVEFSAFVEPPDATDSYQRHLFVHISQHCPSPGAPPLESVDVRQIYDKFPEKKGGLRELYDRGPPHAFFLVKFWADLNWGPSGEEVGAGGSSGGFYGVSSQYESLEHMTLTCSSKVCSFGKQVVEKVETERAQLEDGRFVYRLLRSPMCEYLVNFLHKLRQLPERYMMNSVLENFTILQVVTNRDTQELLLCTAYVFEVSTSERGAQHHIYRLVRD; encoded by the exons ATGGGGGAACCCCGCGCTGGGGCCCCTCTGGACGATGGCAGCGGCTGGACAGGAAGTGAGGAAGGAAGCGAGGAGGGCACCGGCGGCAGTGAGGGGGCGGGGGGCGACGGGGGCCCAGATGCAGAAGGTGTCTGGAGTCCAGACATCGAGCAGAGCTTCCAGGAGGCCCTGGCCATCTACCCGCCCTGTGGCCGGCGGAAAATCATCCTGTCTGATGAAGGCAAGATGTATG GTCGGAATGAACTGATTGCCCGCTACATCAAGCTGAGGACGGGAAAGACCCGAACTCGCAAACAG GTCTCTAGTCACATCCAGGTTTTGGCCCGAAGGAAATCGAGGGAAATCCAGTCCAAGCTCAAG GCCCTGAATGTG GACCAGGTTTCCAAGGACAAGGCTTTCCAGACAATGGCCACCATGTCCTCTGCCCAGCTCATCTCAGCACCTTCCCTGCAGGCCAAACTGGGTCCCGCCGGTCCTCAG aCCCCGGAGCTTTTCCAGTTTTGGTCGGGGAGTTCTGGGCCCCCGTGGAATGTTCCTGA tgTGAAGCCCTTCTCGCAGACACCGTTCTCCTTGTCACTGACTCCTCCATCTACTGACCTCCCAG GGTACGAGCCCCCCCAAGCCCTCTCACCTCCCGCTTTGCCCCCACCTGCCCCATCACCCCCAGCCTGGCAGGCTCGGGCTCTGGGCACTGCTCGGTTGCAGCTGGTGGAGTTCTCGGCCTTTGTGGAACCACCGGATGCAACTGACTCT TACCAGAGGCACCTGTTTGTACACATCAGCCAGCACTGCCCCAGCCCTGGAGCGCCCCCTCTCGAGAGTGTGGATGTCCGGCAGATCTACGACAAATTCCCTGAGAAAAAGGGCGGTCTGCGGGAGCTGTATGATCGTGGGCCCCCCCATGCCTTCTTCCTGGTCAAATTCTGG gcGGACTTGAACTGGGGCCCAAGTGGTGAGGAGGTGGGGGCAGGCGGCAGCAGCGGTGGCTTCTATGGAGTGAGCAGCCAGTATGAGAGCCTGGAACACATGACCCTCACCTGTTCCTCCAAGGTCTGCTCCTTCGGCAAGCAGGTGGTGGAGAAGGTGGAG ACGGAGCGTGCCCAGCTGGAGGATGGAAGGTTCGTGTACCGCCTGCTGCGCTCACCCATGTGCGAGTACCTGGTAAATTTTCTGCACAAATTGCGGCAGCTGCCCGAGCGTTATATGATGAACAGCGTCCTGGAGAACTTCACCATCCTGCAG GTGGTGACAAACAGAGACACCCAGGAACTGTTGCTCTGCACCGCCTACGTCTTTGAAGTCTCCACCAGTGAGCGGGGGGCCCAGCACCACATTTATCGCCTGGTCAGGGACTGA
- the TEAD2 gene encoding transcriptional enhancer factor TEF-4 isoform X2, translating to MGEPRAGAPLDDGSGWTGSEEGSEEGTGGSEGAGGDGGPDAEGVWSPDIEQSFQEALAIYPPCGRRKIILSDEGKMYGRNELIARYIKLRTGKTRTRKQVSSHIQVLARRKSREIQSKLKDQVSKDKAFQTMATMSSAQLISAPSLQAKLGPAGPQTPELFQFWSGSSGPPWNVPDVKPFSQTPFSLSLTPPSTDLPGYEPPQALSPPALPPPAPSPPAWQARALGTARLQLVEFSAFVEPPDATDSYQRHLFVHISQHCPSPGAPPLESVDVRQIYDKFPEKKGGLRELYDRGPPHAFFLVKFWADLNWGPSGEEVGAGGSSGGFYGVSSQYESLEHMTLTCSSKVCSFGKQVVEKVETERAQLEDGRFVYRLLRSPMCEYLVNFLHKLRQLPERYMMNSVLENFTILQVVTNRDTQELLLCTAYVFEVSTSERGAQHHIYRLVRD from the exons ATGGGGGAACCCCGCGCTGGGGCCCCTCTGGACGATGGCAGCGGCTGGACAGGAAGTGAGGAAGGAAGCGAGGAGGGCACCGGCGGCAGTGAGGGGGCGGGGGGCGACGGGGGCCCAGATGCAGAAGGTGTCTGGAGTCCAGACATCGAGCAGAGCTTCCAGGAGGCCCTGGCCATCTACCCGCCCTGTGGCCGGCGGAAAATCATCCTGTCTGATGAAGGCAAGATGTATG GTCGGAATGAACTGATTGCCCGCTACATCAAGCTGAGGACGGGAAAGACCCGAACTCGCAAACAG GTCTCTAGTCACATCCAGGTTTTGGCCCGAAGGAAATCGAGGGAAATCCAGTCCAAGCTCAAG GACCAGGTTTCCAAGGACAAGGCTTTCCAGACAATGGCCACCATGTCCTCTGCCCAGCTCATCTCAGCACCTTCCCTGCAGGCCAAACTGGGTCCCGCCGGTCCTCAG aCCCCGGAGCTTTTCCAGTTTTGGTCGGGGAGTTCTGGGCCCCCGTGGAATGTTCCTGA tgTGAAGCCCTTCTCGCAGACACCGTTCTCCTTGTCACTGACTCCTCCATCTACTGACCTCCCAG GGTACGAGCCCCCCCAAGCCCTCTCACCTCCCGCTTTGCCCCCACCTGCCCCATCACCCCCAGCCTGGCAGGCTCGGGCTCTGGGCACTGCTCGGTTGCAGCTGGTGGAGTTCTCGGCCTTTGTGGAACCACCGGATGCAACTGACTCT TACCAGAGGCACCTGTTTGTACACATCAGCCAGCACTGCCCCAGCCCTGGAGCGCCCCCTCTCGAGAGTGTGGATGTCCGGCAGATCTACGACAAATTCCCTGAGAAAAAGGGCGGTCTGCGGGAGCTGTATGATCGTGGGCCCCCCCATGCCTTCTTCCTGGTCAAATTCTGG gcGGACTTGAACTGGGGCCCAAGTGGTGAGGAGGTGGGGGCAGGCGGCAGCAGCGGTGGCTTCTATGGAGTGAGCAGCCAGTATGAGAGCCTGGAACACATGACCCTCACCTGTTCCTCCAAGGTCTGCTCCTTCGGCAAGCAGGTGGTGGAGAAGGTGGAG ACGGAGCGTGCCCAGCTGGAGGATGGAAGGTTCGTGTACCGCCTGCTGCGCTCACCCATGTGCGAGTACCTGGTAAATTTTCTGCACAAATTGCGGCAGCTGCCCGAGCGTTATATGATGAACAGCGTCCTGGAGAACTTCACCATCCTGCAG GTGGTGACAAACAGAGACACCCAGGAACTGTTGCTCTGCACCGCCTACGTCTTTGAAGTCTCCACCAGTGAGCGGGGGGCCCAGCACCACATTTATCGCCTGGTCAGGGACTGA
- the CD37 gene encoding leukocyte antigen CD37 isoform X2 has protein sequence MSAHDGCLSLVKYLLFVFNLFFFVLGSLIFCFGIWILIDKTSFVSFVGLSFMPLQIWSKVLAVSGILTMGLALLGCVGALKEFRCLLGLYFGTLLLLFATQITLGILISTQRVQLKKKVKDVVQKTIQNYRTHPEETAAEESWDYVQFQLRCCGWESPQDWFHIPSMRRNESEGDRVPCSCYNSSATNDSTIFDKISPQFSRLGSLAQPRHNVEVCSVPANSYIYQQLSFMTLSIFLCRNLDHVYDRLARYR, from the exons ATGTCAGCCCACGATGGCTGCCTCAGCCTCGTCAAGTACCTCCTCTTCGTCTTCAACCTCTTCTTCTTC GTCCTAGGCAGTCTTATCTTCTGCTTCGGCATCTGGATACTCATCGACAAAACCAGCTTCGTGTCCTTCGTGG GCTTGTCCTTCATGCCCTTGCAGATCTGGTCCAAGGTCCTGGCCGTCTCAGGAATCCTCACCATGGGTCTTGCCCTCCTGGGCTGTGTGGGGGCCCTGAAGGAGTTCCGCTGCCTCCTGGGCCTG tattttgggaCACTGCTGCTCCTGTTTGCCACACAGATCACCCTAGGAATCCTCATCTCCACTCAGAGAGTCCAG ctgaagaagaaagtgaaggacGTCGTGCAGAAGACCATCCAAAACTACCGCACTCATCCGGAGGAGACGGCGGCGGAGGAGAGCTGGGACTACGTGCAGTTTCAG CTGCGCTGCTGTGGCTGGGAGTCTCCTCAGGACTGGTTCCATATCCCCAGCATGAGACGCAACGAGTCCGAAGGGGACCGCGTGCCCTGCTCCTGCTATAACTCATCGGCGACCAACGACTCCACAATCTTCGATAAGATCTCCCCCCAGTTTAGCCGGCTCGGATCACTGGCGCAGCCCCGACACAATGTAGAAGTTTGCTCGGTCCCCGCGAACAGCTACATCTACCAACAG CTCAGCTTCATGACGCTCTCCATATTCCTGTGCAGAAACCTGGACCACGTCTACGATCGGCTCGCTCGGTACCGCTAG